From one Verrucomicrobiia bacterium genomic stretch:
- a CDS encoding 3-isopropylmalate dehydrogenase: MTDPPPGTAPTSVRTLGIFPGEGIGPEVVEAALTVLRASEASGDGPRCELHFGGSIGIQAIHECGRPLSDQACEFCTAIFEAGGAILAGAGGDRFVYETRRQFGLYCKLNPLIPSRVPLQASRLRPGHADGVDVLVVRENLGGIYQGVWDESHCEHNGRVARQEFFYHEGQVRRILQVATSLARERRGHLTVVVKPNGVPTISRLWLDCARELTAGSSLKLSELEIDYAAFALIQDPHRFDVIVTPNLFGDILSDVGGVLLGSRGLCYGGSFSASGAAIYQTNHGAAHDLAGTDRANPVGQILALAMMLHETFGATREAARIRLAVEQVWRRGFRTDDLAEPGCQRVGTQELAALIAAEISDPTPG, encoded by the coding sequence GTGACAGATCCTCCCCCCGGAACGGCTCCAACCAGCGTCCGCACCCTGGGCATCTTTCCCGGTGAGGGCATCGGGCCCGAGGTCGTGGAGGCCGCCCTCACGGTGCTCCGCGCCTCGGAGGCTTCAGGCGACGGACCTCGCTGCGAACTCCACTTTGGCGGCAGCATCGGCATCCAGGCCATCCATGAATGCGGCCGGCCGCTGTCGGACCAGGCCTGCGAATTTTGCACCGCAATTTTCGAGGCAGGCGGGGCCATTCTTGCCGGGGCGGGCGGCGACCGGTTCGTCTACGAAACGCGCCGCCAGTTTGGCCTCTATTGCAAACTCAACCCCCTGATCCCCTCCCGGGTTCCCCTTCAGGCCTCACGCCTCCGCCCCGGACATGCCGACGGCGTGGATGTCCTGGTCGTTCGCGAAAATCTCGGCGGCATCTACCAGGGGGTCTGGGATGAGTCGCACTGCGAACACAACGGGCGGGTCGCGAGGCAGGAGTTCTTTTACCATGAGGGGCAGGTCCGTCGCATCCTCCAGGTCGCCACCAGCCTGGCCCGCGAACGGCGCGGCCATCTCACCGTGGTCGTGAAGCCCAATGGAGTTCCGACCATCAGCCGGCTGTGGCTGGACTGCGCCCGCGAGTTGACCGCGGGGTCGTCCCTGAAGCTCAGTGAACTCGAGATTGATTATGCCGCGTTTGCCCTGATCCAGGATCCGCACCGCTTCGATGTGATCGTCACCCCAAACCTGTTCGGGGACATCCTGTCCGACGTCGGCGGCGTCCTCCTCGGATCGCGCGGGCTGTGCTACGGGGGCAGCTTTTCGGCATCGGGCGCCGCGATTTATCAGACGAACCACGGTGCGGCCCACGACCTTGCCGGCACGGACCGGGCCAATCCGGTCGGACAGATCCTCGCCCTCGCCATGATGCTCCACGAGACGTTCGGTGCCACCCGCGAAGCGGCGCGGATCCGCCTCGCCGTCGAGCAGGTGTGGCGGCGCGGCTTCCGCACCGACGACCTGGCGGAACCGGGATGCCAGCGGGTGGGCACGCAGGAACTGGCGGCGTTGATCGCCGCCGAGATCTCCGATCCGACACCCGGGTGA
- a CDS encoding aldehyde dehydrogenase family protein produces MRPALLIVDAQEDFLRSSNLQPARGALCGAIAQLLQAFRDARLPVVHVWTTIRHDDERMPHWRTHQDPRCREGTPGHQPPEALRPLPGERVIHKQFFSAFSSDPLAPALRNLGVDTLVLSGVLLRSCIRTTAMDAYPRGFTVWIADGAVGDDDPVHAAVTRRYLADRVARFADVDTVCREITPAPAASAKQPEVPTTRLASVLGVPVRPPDDTTGAVVHVAPGNRGHPLWQVPLGGRREVAAAAQAAHNALADWQRTPLRQREIFCETLADAIQADAEGWARRIAMDTGKPIRDARLETGFAVDLVRSAIRFARMPEVASSGTGWRARRCPLGVVAVITPWNNPLAIPLGKIVPALLHGNAVVWKPAIPGAGIAAAAHQLLAECGLPPSVVTVVQGDRTTAEQLFEDPCVAAVTLTGSAAAGDTAHVACARRRIPLQAELGGNNAAIVWEDADPADAARQIARGAFGSAGQRCTANRRTIVAAGVADAFLDALRAATRELAWGDPMDEATVVGPVISARAQQRITAEITRARAAGAETWSPVDSVAGTPGNGWYVPPTLVWSAAPGSEIVQEETFGPVLVVQPARDWDEALALCNGVRQGLVAALFSGSPEIQQRFLDGAHAGLLKLNASTAGAGADAPFGGWKDSVIGPPEHGVADVEFYTRWQTLYGLQP; encoded by the coding sequence ATGCGCCCCGCCCTCCTGATCGTGGATGCCCAGGAGGATTTCCTCCGGTCCTCCAATCTCCAGCCCGCCCGCGGTGCCCTGTGCGGGGCAATCGCGCAACTCCTGCAGGCGTTCCGCGACGCCCGCCTGCCGGTGGTCCATGTCTGGACCACGATCCGCCACGACGACGAGCGCATGCCCCACTGGCGGACCCACCAGGACCCGCGATGCCGCGAAGGCACTCCGGGGCATCAACCGCCTGAGGCGCTGCGGCCGCTGCCGGGGGAACGGGTGATCCACAAGCAGTTCTTCAGCGCGTTCTCAAGCGACCCACTCGCGCCCGCCCTGCGGAACCTCGGGGTGGACACTCTGGTCCTGTCCGGTGTCCTCCTGCGCTCATGCATCCGGACGACAGCGATGGACGCCTACCCGCGAGGCTTCACGGTGTGGATTGCCGACGGGGCGGTGGGCGATGACGACCCGGTGCACGCGGCGGTCACCCGGCGCTACCTCGCCGACCGCGTCGCCCGCTTCGCCGATGTGGACACGGTGTGTCGTGAAATCACTCCAGCCCCGGCCGCATCCGCCAAACAACCTGAAGTGCCGACGACACGGCTGGCATCCGTCCTCGGCGTCCCGGTCCGCCCGCCGGACGACACCACCGGAGCGGTCGTCCATGTGGCTCCCGGAAACCGCGGGCACCCGTTGTGGCAGGTTCCCCTCGGCGGCCGCCGCGAGGTGGCAGCGGCGGCTCAGGCGGCCCACAACGCCCTCGCGGACTGGCAGCGCACCCCGCTCCGACAGCGCGAAATCTTCTGCGAGACCTTGGCGGACGCCATCCAGGCCGATGCCGAGGGGTGGGCGCGCCGGATTGCGATGGATACCGGCAAGCCCATCCGTGATGCGCGTCTTGAGACCGGATTCGCCGTAGATTTGGTTCGGTCCGCCATCCGATTCGCCCGGATGCCAGAGGTCGCGTCTTCCGGAACCGGCTGGCGGGCGCGGCGGTGTCCGCTCGGGGTCGTCGCGGTCATCACCCCATGGAACAACCCGCTGGCCATTCCTCTTGGCAAGATCGTGCCTGCGCTTCTGCATGGAAACGCCGTGGTCTGGAAGCCGGCGATTCCGGGAGCCGGCATTGCCGCGGCCGCGCACCAATTGCTTGCCGAATGCGGCCTGCCCCCGTCGGTGGTCACCGTGGTGCAGGGGGATCGAACCACTGCCGAACAACTTTTTGAGGATCCCTGTGTGGCTGCGGTCACGCTGACGGGATCCGCGGCGGCCGGGGACACCGCCCACGTCGCGTGCGCACGGCGCCGCATTCCCTTGCAGGCGGAACTTGGCGGCAACAATGCCGCGATCGTCTGGGAGGATGCCGATCCCGCCGACGCCGCGCGCCAGATCGCCCGGGGGGCCTTTGGATCGGCCGGACAACGGTGCACGGCAAATCGTCGCACCATCGTGGCTGCCGGGGTCGCCGACGCGTTCCTTGACGCGCTTCGAGCCGCGACCCGGGAGCTGGCCTGGGGCGACCCGATGGACGAGGCGACGGTGGTTGGCCCGGTGATCTCCGCCCGGGCGCAACAGCGCATCACCGCGGAGATCACGCGCGCCCGCGCCGCCGGTGCGGAAACCTGGAGTCCCGTTGACAGCGTCGCCGGGACACCCGGCAACGGATGGTATGTGCCCCCAACCCTCGTGTGGTCCGCGGCGCCCGGCTCGGAAATCGTGCAGGAGGAAACCTTCGGCCCGGTGCTGGTCGTCCAGCCGGCAAGGGACTGGGACGAGGCCCTCGCGCTGTGCAATGGCGTCCGGCAGGGCCTCGTGGCGGCGCTGTTCAGCGGTTCGCCGGAGATTCAGCAACGATTTCTGGATGGCGCCCATGCGGGTCTGTTGAAGCTCAACGCGTCCACCGCGGGAGCCGGTGCCGACGCCCCCTTTGGCGGCTGGAAGGATTCCGTCATCGGCCCGCCGGAACACGGAGTTGCCGATGTCGAGTTCTATACCCGATGGCAGACCCTGTATGGCCTGCAGCCGTGA
- a CDS encoding adenylate/guanylate cyclase domain-containing protein, with product MLRPGIRLKLVLAMMAAVVLATGIALVVAQRRVREAYERLSDERFHTRFDRFTELQSARLGAIRDRCRSAVSTSVRLRAAAEENDEELLYLTGADELRSLAGDSPLDPRPNFFLFFDATGGLIAPPESIPAAREGASAWSRNGRRLPVRQVLGGTTDQAVRIASFPDAEGPPRLLEVVLTRIPGVDGGPALGALLLAFPAVLPGDPVAPESADAAAEPAAAGAGVRFGIWSDGELFAGDSGLADDDRRRLQTALAARLGESPDPSGELAIDLGGEPYRVAFRALLEASPGTPRDAVPYQVGVYSLAEARRQQALLRRQILGLGTVSLGGALLLSLALAHGLSVPIRELQRGTAEVRAGNLEVQVPVRGRDELGDLATAFNEMTVGLALKERYRTVLNSVADEQVARQLVEGGLLLGGEERPVTVLFCDIRGFTAHSENLSAAEIIEFLNEHMTALTRVVKGNRGVVDKFVGDLIMALFGAPVSRGQDALDGARCALGILRERARLNETSRHRLEVGIGLATGRVVAGCMGSLDRLNYTVIGERVNLASRLCSLARPGQVVMDDATCLALGTLAECRPLTPVKLKGFSGEVQAYELLGLQSPVPAEPIPR from the coding sequence GTGTTGCGTCCCGGCATCCGACTCAAGCTGGTGCTGGCCATGATGGCGGCGGTGGTCCTTGCCACTGGCATCGCCCTCGTGGTGGCGCAGCGCCGGGTGCGGGAGGCCTACGAGCGGCTTTCCGACGAACGGTTTCACACGCGGTTTGACCGCTTCACCGAGCTCCAGAGCGCGCGGTTGGGCGCGATCCGCGACCGGTGCCGGAGCGCGGTGTCCACCTCGGTGCGACTCCGCGCGGCCGCCGAGGAGAACGATGAGGAATTGCTCTACCTCACCGGTGCCGATGAACTACGTTCCCTCGCCGGGGATTCCCCACTGGACCCGCGTCCGAACTTTTTCCTTTTCTTCGATGCGACGGGCGGCCTGATCGCGCCGCCGGAGTCCATCCCGGCCGCCCGGGAAGGGGCGTCTGCCTGGAGTCGCAACGGGCGGCGCCTGCCGGTGCGCCAGGTGCTCGGAGGGACAACGGATCAGGCGGTGCGGATTGCGAGCTTTCCGGATGCCGAAGGCCCGCCGCGGTTGCTGGAGGTGGTTCTCACCCGGATCCCCGGCGTGGATGGCGGTCCGGCCCTCGGCGCGCTGCTCCTGGCGTTTCCCGCCGTCCTGCCTGGCGATCCGGTCGCGCCGGAGTCTGCCGATGCTGCGGCCGAGCCTGCGGCGGCGGGTGCAGGGGTCCGCTTTGGCATCTGGTCCGACGGCGAATTGTTCGCCGGCGACTCGGGCCTTGCCGATGACGACCGCCGGCGTTTGCAAACCGCACTGGCCGCGCGGCTCGGAGAGTCCCCGGACCCGTCGGGCGAACTGGCGATTGACCTGGGGGGCGAACCGTATCGGGTGGCCTTTCGGGCGCTGCTGGAGGCATCGCCGGGGACTCCCCGGGATGCGGTGCCCTACCAGGTGGGGGTGTACAGCCTCGCCGAGGCGCGACGTCAGCAGGCGCTCCTGCGGCGTCAGATCCTTGGACTTGGCACCGTTTCCCTGGGCGGCGCGTTGCTCCTGAGCCTGGCGCTGGCGCACGGCCTTTCGGTGCCGATCCGGGAGCTGCAGCGCGGAACCGCCGAGGTTCGGGCGGGCAATCTCGAGGTGCAGGTGCCGGTCCGCGGCCGTGATGAACTCGGCGATCTGGCCACCGCCTTCAATGAGATGACCGTCGGCCTGGCGCTCAAGGAGCGCTACCGCACGGTCCTCAATTCGGTGGCGGATGAGCAGGTGGCGCGACAACTGGTTGAGGGCGGCCTGTTGCTCGGCGGCGAGGAGCGTCCGGTGACCGTCCTCTTTTGCGACATCCGGGGTTTTACCGCGCATTCCGAGAACCTGTCGGCGGCGGAGATCATTGAGTTCCTGAACGAGCACATGACGGCCCTGACGCGGGTGGTGAAGGGGAACCGTGGCGTGGTGGACAAGTTTGTCGGCGACCTGATCATGGCGCTGTTTGGCGCGCCGGTCAGCCGGGGGCAGGATGCCCTTGATGGCGCCCGCTGCGCCCTGGGGATCCTGCGGGAACGCGCCCGCCTGAATGAGACCTCGCGGCACCGCCTTGAGGTGGGCATCGGCCTGGCGACCGGCCGGGTTGTGGCGGGCTGCATGGGCTCCCTGGATCGTCTCAATTACACGGTGATCGGCGAACGTGTGAACCTCGCCTCCCGTTTGTGCAGCCTGGCGCGGCCGGGCCAGGTGGTGATGGATGACGCCACCTGCCTCGCGCTGGGCACCCTGGCCGAATGCCGTCCGCTGACTCCGGTGAAGTTGAAAGGATTTTCCGGGGAGGTGCAGGCGTACGAGCTGCTCGGTCTGCAATCGCCCGTTCCGGCGGAACCCATCCCTCGATGA